The following nucleotide sequence is from Acidobacteriota bacterium.
TCGAGAAGGAAAAAGGTGGACGCGGCGTGCTACTGGGCGGCGTCCCGGGAGTGCCGCCGGCGCAGGTCGCCATCATCGGCGGCGGCGTGGTGGGCACCAACGCGGCCAAGATCGCGCTCGGCATGGGCGCCATCGTCACCATCATCGACGTTAACCTCAACCGCCTGCGCGAGCTCGACGACATCTTCAACGGACGCCTCTACACCGTCGCGTCCAACGCCTACACCATCACCAAGGCGACACAGCATGCCGACCTCGTCATCGGCGGCGTGCTCATCCCGGGCGCCTCGGCGCCCAAGCTCGTCACCCGCGAGATGGTCAAGGGCATGAAGGAAGGCGCCGTCATCGTGGACGTTGCCATCGACCAGGGCGGCTGCATCGAGACCGCGCGGCCGACCACGCACTCCAACCCCGCTTACGTCGAGTACGGGGTGGTGCACTACTGCGTCACCAACATGCCCGCGGCGGTGCCGCATACCTCCACACTCGGCCTTACCAACGCGACTTATCCTTATGTGATGAAGCTCGCCCAGCTCGGCCCGCAGAAGGCCATAGCGTCCGACCCCGGGCTCAAGGAAGGCGTGAACACATATAAAGGACACATCACCTACGCCGCCGTCGCCGAATCGCAGAAGAAACCGTGGAAGGCGGTCAGCGAGCTGCTGAAATGAAGCCTGCCATAAGGAAATGATGGGCAGATGGGGCCGCCGGCCCCACCTTTGCTCTCCCCAACAAAAACGGCCACTCTTTCAGGCGGCCGTTCGTACGTCGTTCGTAGCACGATACACTTTAGAAACGCAGCCGCAACGTCCCATCTACACGCCGGCCCGGCATCAGGTAATACTGCGCGTCGCCCAGCTCGCTCTCCGCCACCGGATCGCGCCGGTCGCCCAGGTTCCTCGCATCCACGCGCAGCTCCCACTTGGGCGTGCGATATCCCGCACTCAGATCCACCGTCGCAAAGCCTTCTGCCGGCGCCGTATTGCGCTTGTTGAGGAAGCGTTCGCCGGTGTAGTTCAACGTGACGCCTCCGAGAAATCCCTTGTCCGGCGCGTAAACCAGGCCGAACGACGCCAGGTTGTGCGGGGACATCTCCAGGCGCTTCCCTGCCAGCTGCACCGGGCCGCCGCCGAAATCGAACAGCAAGTCGGTGAAGCGCGCGTCGTGATAGCTGTAGCTCGCACGCGCAAAGACGTCGTGTCGCAGGAAGAGCGCGCCGCCCGTCTCGAAACCCTTGAAGCGTTCGCTGCCGGCATTGATCAGGCCGGGCACGCCGCCCACGATGGTTGCCGTCACCAG
It contains:
- the ald gene encoding alanine dehydrogenase encodes the protein MIIGVPKEVKDHESRVGIVPSGVKALVDAGHQVVVESKAGVLSSMPDADYQKAGATIAASAADVWTKANLVVKVKEPIESEYQYLRDGLTLFTYLHLAPLPKLTDALLKGNVTGIAYETIRDKTGGLPLLTPMSEVAGRMSVQVGASYLEKEKGGRGVLLGGVPGVPPAQVAIIGGGVVGTNAAKIALGMGAIVTIIDVNLNRLRELDDIFNGRLYTVASNAYTITKATQHADLVIGGVLIPGASAPKLVTREMVKGMKEGAVIVDVAIDQGGCIETARPTTHSNPAYVEYGVVHYCVTNMPAAVPHTSTLGLTNATYPYVMKLAQLGPQKAIASDPGLKEGVNTYKGHITYAAVAESQKKPWKAVSELLK